The Rosa rugosa chromosome 3, drRosRugo1.1, whole genome shotgun sequence sequence CAGATTCCGAAAATCCGTCAGAATCTGCCTTCCCGAACTAGGTTCACTTAAACCATCATAACTTCCTCCACAAGAACGCGAATCCActtccgtaaaattcctcagaaagctaACATCCGTATCTTTCCAATGGTATAAGGCTCGCCTGCTAATTCCTTGTGAgaaggtacagtttaatccGCGAACTTGACGCACAGTAGAGACAATTCTGGACGATCAGGATAGCAAGCATCCTTTCAATCCCGCGTTTGACTTTAAGCTCCcaatctttcttttctccaatttaacctacaaaacacaaacacaaagtaaatgactcaaaaatgataagaactaagcctagaatcctacatttaagggtataaaaatatatgaaattatgaacctatcaaatacccccaaacttagattttgctagtcctcgagcaaacaagaaaagaaaaataaatatgactcaAGCACGGACCTAATGTCTTCCAAACATCTCAGAGAACTTATATTGCCCACAAGTATGGTCAGTCAAGATTCAAGCAATCACAATATCAAATTCACAACTTCACTTAAAAGCTAATCTATTTTGATGACCATCATGCTCAAAATTTAGTGCAAGGACAATCAAACCAATGCGACAAAAGAAACCCAACTTCCTCATGTTTCAAACAAGTGtcaactcaatttctcacaaGGATGCActcaatttcttttcactcACGATTTTCTGACTATGGTATAAGCTTCCATCTTCACTCAAATTATATGTGAGACGAATGATGTATAAAggcaaacaaatagctcacatatgaaaacaagaaagaaaagctttttctgaaagggaaaatctcacaaacagtatCTGACCTATCgaccactaataactttcgtacctcaagttcaaaaaatatcagattggtacctgaacttctgaccccgacccaatatcagtacctgggaacagtaaaatcgttaacagggttaatttttgaagggtaaatctgtcatttcactattcatcatctccaaaactctcccctctctctgcaataccagatttcttcttcttcttcttcatacctcatcaccactatcaaccaacctttcacttcttcaatagccaccgtcccatccaccaccaactcctctcacctctcacctttcacctctcctttggtcgatttgggtttgtgtgtgtgaggtatgaagaagataatgaaaaatctgggtttgcacagagagaggggagagttttggagatgatgaacagtgaaatgacagatttacccttcaaaaattaactccattaacgattttactgttcccagatactgatattgggtcggggtcagaagttcaggtaccaatctgatattttttgaacttgaggtacgaaagttattagtggcttgaagttcaggtactgtttgtgagtttttccctttctgaaaatattttttttagttaTGATCTCATTAAAGGAATGCCAAAACTCAGATGAAAGGCCAGTGACACCATATGCTCACCCCTCTGCACAAGTCTCCACAAATCGAATGCATAACTTCAAAGATCAAAGAGGTCTTTATttagggttgtaatggggctatgGGTGTAAGTTTCAAGAAAGAAAGGATAGAGAAATCACAAAGACCCTAAGAACTTTAGTGGAGCACTAAGATGATAATGTAGAGAGATAAGAACTTCAATGAATTTCCTCAAGGCAATAAAACTCGAAACACATGAAGCAAGACATTTTTCGTAAGGCCGGATGTCATCTTTTTGGGTCTTTGTTTCATTCTAATCACCACAATACAATAAAACAACTTATCGAATCCAAGGaaattcttctatttttttcgcacgtttgattttttctttctcgggaatatttttttttttttcaatagccaacaatattttttcttcttccttggatCGACATTTACAATAACACTCCCCCATACTTGCTTACAAAAATACCTTGAACTATAATGAATCTTTAAGAATTTGTGCTCCACTAACTCCTTAGAATAGGGTAAATATATAACTATACTAGGTTAACGGGTAAGGAATTTGTGGTTGACAAAAGAAAAGGCCTAATGTAGGCTCAAGGGGGTTTCTCTAGGGGGTTGCACAACTTGTGTGCATAAATGGACACAGGCTTTATTTGGCTATGGTGGGTAATCCTAGTGTCTTTATCCTTTCCCatccatcatgcaattcaaccatACGCTTCAAGAGGCTTTGGGGTAAGTTCTAGCATTTGTCCTTGTATAAAATATGCACGCCAAATCCGAGTCTCAACCAAGATGAATAAAAGATGAGACCATGCAAAATTCACGTCAAGAAAATAGGATGATCTATTCTAATTcactcagaaaagaaaagcacatatataggctcaaattctcacaagggttaaAATCAAGATTAACTcatcctagcatgcatcaatcaAATTTCAATCATAACACCAATCTAACCATCAATGCAAGACAAGCTGAGCACAATGGTCATAAAAATCTATTAACAATTACTTAAAATCATGAATCAATACATGCTTGCTATCATCTTAAGACCATAATATTATCCGTTAGAAATTCATGCTCATCATAGTATTTGAAAGAACCCTAAGACTTAGACTAAccaacaaaactaaaaacccaatgaaaaacacaaattttttatttattattatcttctttcttttttttttctttttttttttagaataaggtAAAACAAAACACCGAACACGgacctaaaataaaataaaaatatgaaatccCACCCCCAAACTTAAATTGAGCATTGTCCGCAATGTGAAGAACAAATCAGCACCAGGATTGAAGTGCAGACTGCAATCCCCGAATATAAAACAGCAGTACAGCAATAACAGTAAGGGGACAGAACACGACCAAAACAACTAATGGATGAAAAAGAACTactaaaagagaagaaaagagttAGGAAACGTCCCTGGTATGAAGGTAGCAGATGTGAACACGATTAGAAGCCTCTTTCTTCCAAGAatcattgggttgcctcccaacaaGCGCTAAGTTTTATGTCTTCAGCCAGACCAAGTTTAAGCTCATTCATGTGGAGGATCAGTGAAGGAAACATGATGCTCATTGGTGTCAAAAGATGTCTCCAAGTAAGGTTTGAGACGTTGACCATTCACTTTGAATATAGAGTTGTTCCTCAAATTCTTAATTTCAATTGCTCCATGGGGAAACACCTTTGTGACCAGAAAAGGACCCATCCACCGAGATTTCAACTTCCCTGGAAAGAGTCTCAGTCGAGAGTTATATAGCAGCACCTTTTGGTTTGGTTCGAATGTCTTTTGACGAATGACTTTATCATGAAACCTCTTGGTGCGCTCCTTGTAAATTTTTGCATTCTCATAAGACTCATTACGAATTTCCTCCATCTCAttcagctgcaatgctctctgTTCACCGGCTGCATTCATGTCAAAATTGTAGTGCTTGATTGCCCAATATGCTCGGTGCTCCAACTCCACCGGAAGATGACAAGCCTTCCCAAAAACTAAGCGATATGGCGACATGCCAATTGGAGTTTTATAGGCTGTCCTATACGCCCATAGAGCATCATTCAAACGTTGAGACCAATCTTTTCTATCCGGGCGAACTGTTTTCtccaaaatatttttaatttccCGGTTGGAAATCTCAACTTGACCACTAGTTTGAGGGTGGTAAGGTGTAGCCACTTTGTGAGTGATGGAATACTTCTTCATAAGTGATGCGAATGGCTTGTTGCAAAAGTGTAGTCCTCCATCGCTTATAATGGCTCTAGGAGTGCCAAAACGAGCAAAAATATTGTCTTTGAGAAAGGAGAGTACCACCTTGTGATCATTAGTCTTGCAAGCAattgcttcaacccactttgatACATAATCCACTGCCACCAATATGTAGAGATTGCCAAAAGATTgagggaaaggtcccatgaagTCTATTCCCCAAACATCAAATAATTCAACCACCAAAATATTACTCAAAGGCATCATGTCACGTTTAGAGATATTACCCATTCGTTGGCAGCGATCACATGAAgaacaaaattcaaaagaaTCCTTGAATAATGTTGTCAATAAAAGCCACTTTGAAGAACTTTAGCTGCTGTTTTCTTGGCTCCAAAATGCCCGCCACAAGCAAAACTATGGCAGAAACGAAGAATGCTTTGAAACTCACTTTCTGGTACACATCTTCTAACCAATTGATCTGGGCAATATTTGAATAAATATGGTTCATCCCAAATATAATGCTTCGCTTTAGAAAGAAATTTCTCCCTCTCTTGCTTGCTCCAATGATCTGGAATTTTTTTAGTAACAATAAAGTTCACAATATGAGCAAACCAAGGAGGAGAATCACGTACCATAAACAATTGTTCATCAGGGAAATTTTCATTCAAAGGAAGGCAGTccacttcatcatcttcatgcaCCAATCTACTCAAGTGGTCTGCAACTACattctcacttccttttttatcttttatctccaaatcaaattcttgaAGTAAGAGAACCCAACGGATTAGCCGAGGCTTGGCATCTTTCTTGGCAAGTAAATATTTAAGGGCAGCATGATCAGTGTAGACAATTACTTTGGAACCAATCAAATAAGACCTGAACTTGTCTAGAGCAAACACAACCGCAAGCAACTCTTTCTCAGTGGTAGAATAGTTAAGCTGAGCATCATTTAGAGTCTTTGAAGCATAATAAATAGCATGAGGAAGCCTCTCTATACGCTGCCCCAAAACTGCACCCACCGCATAATCCGATGCATCACACATTAATTCAAACGGTAAGTTCCAATCCGGAGGCTTTATGATAGGAGCTGAAGTTAGGAGGGCCTTGAGCTTGTTAAACGCCTCTAGACATGCTTCATTAAACACAAATTCTGCATCTTTTGCTAATAAATTGCTCAAGGGTCCTGCAATTTTGCTAAAATCCTTCATGAAACGCCGATAAAATCCAGCgtggccaaggaaagaacgcACTCCCTTTACTGTTGTTGGTGGAGGAAGATTGGTAATTAAATCCACTTTTGCCTTGTCAACTTCAATGCCTTTGCTTGAAACAATATGTCCCAACACAATACCTTGCTTGACCATAAAATGGCACTTCTCCCAATTGAGCACAAGATTGGTTTCTTGACATCTTTTGAGCACTAGAGCTAAATGAAGCAAACAATCATCAAAAGAAgaaccaaaaacagagaagtcGTCCATAAATACCTCAATAAATCGCTCCACCATGTCGGAGAAAATACTCATCATACACCGTTGGAAGGTAGACGTACGGTGCATTACACAATCCAAAAGGCATTCTCCGGTAAGCGAAAATACCAAAAGGGCAAGTAAATGTAGTCTTTTCTTGGTCCTCTGGTGCAATAGGAATTTGATTATATCCTAAATAGCCATCAAGGAAACAATAATAACTATGACCCGCCAATCGCTCGAGCATTTGATCAATGAAAGGTAATGGAAAGTGGTCTTTGCGTGTGGCACTGTTGAGCTTTCGGTAATCAATACACACTCTCCAACCCGTAGTCATTCTTGTAGGCACTAATTCATCTTTTTCATTCTTCACAACGGTTATTCCCGACTTCTTAGGCACCACTTGAACTGGGCTAACCCATTGGCTATCTGAAATTGGATATATAACTCCAACATCGAGGAGCTTCAAAATTTCAGCACGCACAACTTCTTTCATTGGTGGATTCAAACGCCTTTGTGCATCACGTGTTGGCTTCATATTGTCTTCAAGATGGATTCGGTGCATACACATTGTAGGACTTATACCTTTAATATCTGCAATTGTCCATCCAATCGCTGTTTTGTGAGCTTGAAGAACTTGCAACAACttcttttcatcttcttcacaaAGGTCCGAAGCAATAATCACTGGAAGTGTCTCACTTTCACCCCAAAATACATATTTCAAGTGTGATGGCAGTGGCTTGAGCTCTAACTTTGGTGCTTGCTGAATGGAAGGCACAACTTTACTTGTGGACAGAGGTAAAGACTCAAATTGGTTCCACTTTCTTGATTCAAAAACCGGTGCAGCATTAAGAAGCTTCTCTAACTCATCAACCTCTTTCTTGGCATCAAAATCCATTCCAGATTGTGTCAAGCATACTTCAAGGGGATCTTGAGATGAATTCAAAACAAAAGATTCATGAGTAATAGGAGAAATAGAATCAACCATAAAGCATTTACCATCATCAGAGAGATGTCGACCCGCTTCAAAAATCTTGTACTCCACTGACATGTCACCAACTGTCATAGATAGAAGTCCATCTTTTACTTTAATTATGGTATCAACAGTAGCCATAAATGCACGACCCAAAATGATTGGTACATCCTCACTTGAATAAGCATCTGGTTCAGTTTCAAGAATGACAAAATCTGCAAGCAATATGAACTTATCAACCTTCACTAACACATCTTCAACAATTCCCTTTGGCCTCTTGACTGATCGGTCTGCAAATTGCAAGGTGATTGATGTTGGTTGCAGGTCACCAAGCTTTAATTTCAAATATAGAGAGTGCGGCATCAGGTTAACGCTGGCACCCAAGTCCATCAAAGCACGCTCAAAATAATGGTCACCAATTGTGCAAGGGATTGTAAAGCTTCCTGGATCCTTCAACTTTGGAGGGAGTCTTCTTTGAATTACGGCACTGACCTCTTCTGACAACAACACCTTCTCATGATCTTCAAATTTTCTCTTATTAGTGCATAACTCCTTCAAAAACTTCTCATAAGCTGGGATTTGTTTAATGGCATCAAGCAAAGGAATATTAATTTGCACCTTGCGAAATAGTTCCATAATCTCGGTCAAGTGCCTATCTTTCTTTGGCTTCTGAAGCAACTGTGGATATGGAGGTTGAGGAACAAATTGAGACTCTGCAGTAGGCCTTAAAGTCATTTCTGGGGTGCTAGAAGTCGCTGGGTTTGAATCAGTTCGTTTTCGGGATTGCTGTTGCAGCTTCAATCCTCCTGCAGAATCCTTCTCTGCTGATTCATTAATTTCTGGGACAGCAACAGACTCATCAATCCCCTGTTCAAATTCTTCTTTTTGCTCGACTTCTTCTTTATCTCTTGGACTACGAACTTTAATATCAACTTCTTTTCCACTCCTCAACGTGATCACAGCTTTCATAGGCTCATGTTTCTCAAATTGACCCCTTGGATTAGCAAGAGTTTGGCTAGGTAAACACCCTTGTTCTCTCTCATTCAAGGCAGTGGCAATCTGACCAACTTGAACTTCTAGCTTAGAAATAGCTTGAGATTGAACTTGCTGCTCTTTCTTGGTCTCTTGAATAGCTTGAAGCATCTGAGCATTGGCCTTTTGAAATTCCATCTGATTTTGTGCAAGTTGCTGCATGGTTTCTTCAAGAGATGGTTTCTTTTGTTCAATTGGCCCTTGATAATTTTGCATGGGAGGATTCCTTGGCATCTGCACTTGATTATTATTGCTATAAGAGAAATTTGGATGTTGCCTCCAACCTGGATTATAAGTATTTGAAAAAGGATCATTCACAGGCCTTCTATAATTATTCACCATGTTGACTTGCTCATCTTGGAAGAAATTTTCGGGACAAGCCTCTGTGGTATGTGCAATACTTGAACACAAAGCACATGTCTCCCTTGCAGCCTTATTTAACAGAGGAGTAAGGCTCTTCATTTGTCTTGCCAAGGCTGCAACTTGCTCTTCCAACTTAGTGTTTGCACTAACCTCATATAGTCCTCCTCTTTTGGGCACTGATGTGTAAGGATCATATTGCTGCGAATTTTCACATATAGTCTCAAAAGCTTGAATTGCCTCTTCTTCTGTCTTTCCCATCAAGCTTCCACCAACTGTAGCATCCACCATACTTCTACTTTGGGAGTTCAACCCTCTGTAGAAAAATTGAGCCTTTTGGGGTTTAGAAAATCCATGGTGAGGACACTTCAAGAACAAATCCTTATAACGCTCCCAACTCTCATAAAAAGGTTCTCCCTCAGGTTGGGAGAAGACAAAAATTTCTGCTTGGAGAGCATTGGTTTTCTTAGCTGGGAAGAATTTCAACAAGAACTTTTTAACCAAATCATCCCAAGTATTGATGGAACCAGGGGGAAGAGAGCTTAGCCACTTTCTTGCTTTGTCTttcaatgaaaaaggaaaaagccttAAACGGATCTGCTCATCTGATATCTCATACCGAAAAGTTCCACATATGTCTTTGAATTACTCCACATGGAGATAAGgatcttcatttttcttcccATAAAAGTTAGGCAAGCTCTGGATTGTTGCTGGTCTAATCTCAAAACGCACTCCTGTAGGAATGGGAGCTACAACAATACAAGATGATGTTGTGAGTGCAGTAGGAGCCGTGAACTCCTTCAAtgcttttgtttcattttctgCCATTGGAACCGCAACTTGTAATTGAGTTCTTGCTTGCCTTAAAAGTCTTCTACGAGTTCGTTCAATCTCCGGATCGTATACAATGAGATCTAAAGTCTGGTCTTGCAtaaacaaaattcaaacctacaagaaaacaaacaaaaaaaataagtaaaagaaaagaaaaaaactataCAAAAATTAAGTATGGCACAACTGACAAATCAAATTGAATTAAATCAGTCCCCGGCAatggcgccaaaaacttgttgtcaattttaatttagtactcgcaagtgcacgaatcaattgtagaataGAGGTGCAAGCACGAGGTCATTCCCTCAAGGACTGATTGAAACAATTTTGTTACGACAAATGTGCTATACTTAAGTGAGACAAACTGATTTTTATGATGTGATTGAGTtttaaacagaaaattaaagaaagaaaaactgaaattaaagacAAGAATGAGCAATGAGATTCTTTAGAGTTTAAGAACAGATTATGAAGATGCTAAAGCATTGAATCCACCACCTAATACTTCCATCCGATTCTCTAGTTGTTAACTATTGAACACCTAGATTTCATGCTAAAGATTTCCGTACATAAGCCTTATTGATCCCGGACAtatgccaaagttcttctaacctatgaattccaacttattgatcctgtatagaactcaagtagccaaactataatttactccacttaatgatcaggttcaagcaaacatgttcaactccattaagcacaaaagaactaggaaatcatgcaaacaagaatatcgactatgatcaagcacttgtattctCAATTCACGACTCGTTAATCACAaaattgaattatcttttggcaccctagaaaacatctactcattgatcaagcatcatgttctctaaccaaataactcataaacaaaacctaggtcttattgatcccgagcaaagattttgaataaaagttctattgaaacggtgattaagagtttaacatagaaatctagaaattcaatagcaaaccaactaaataaatagaatagtcatactaggggcttcatctcagccctagcttagaagtttagcaatccataactatgaaaaccatgactagaatcaaagaaaacatgaaacaaacaatggaagaattgaggaactCGGGTCCAGCGATGGTGAGAGCTTCTCTTCTCCTTATTCTCTGCGGAATATGCTGCCTCTTGTGTCTCTAGACGTTCTAGGTTTTCTGCCTTGTACGTTCCTCCCCAATCCCTACTTGACTTGGGCTTCTTAGGTCTTCTAGTTTAACTTGGAATAGCTTTCTTCTCTCCAAAGAAACGCAGGGTTATTAAAGTCAATGCAAGAAATTACTCCAAATATGTCAAACACGTTCAGCCTTGTTCCATTCAAGTGCTAAGAACAACGGACTTGGGCCTCACAAGTCAGATTCCGAAAATCCGTCAGAATCTGCCTTCCCGAACTAGGTTCACTTAAACCATCATAACTTCCTCCACAAGAACGCGAATCCActtccgtaaaattcctcagaaagctaACATCCGTATCTTTCCAATGGTATAAGGCTCGCCTGCTAATTCCTTGTGAgaaggtacagtttaatccGCGAACTTGACGCACAGTAGAGACAATTCTGGATGATCAGGATAGCAAGCATCCTTTCAATCCCGCGTTTGACTTTAagctccaaatctttcttttctccaatttaacctacaaaacacaaacacaaagtaaatgactcaaaaatgataagaactaagcctagaatcctacatttaagggtataaaaatatatgaaattatgaacctaTCAACAGCATACATTCCTATTGAAAAGAATACAAAGACAACAAAATTTGGAAAAAAGGTACGTGCCCTTTGTGACTTGTGCATTCTTATACTTGTATTATTAATTTTAGTTATCTTAGGTCTAGTATGTTACATGTGGCATCCACTTATAATACATATAAGCTTATGATTTGAATTCATTTATTTTAAGGAAACAAAATGCAAGCTAGCAGTAGACACCAAAGAGAATATTGTTGCAATGGGAACGGTAAAAATGTTGGATGGGCCAATACATGGAGTGCCCCTAGGAGCAGAAAATGTACGTATCTCAGTTGAAGTGCCTATCAAGGAAGATGCTTATCTCCTAATCCCAAATTTGTTAGGTGACATATTTACAGTAAAGCAAGCTATAGGTACTCATGCTGCTTGGCCCCGAAATCTTGTTTTAATGTCACATGAAGAGGTATATAGTAAGCCTTGCTATTATTTCCATCACTAGAAGTTAAATATAGTATTTGCATGTTATTTTAATTCTCATTTAGAACTCAAGGAGCACTTTGAAGTCTTTGAGCAAAAAACCAATCACACAAGCAACATACAAGATGCCTGTGTCTGTGCATCTTCTACAGCATTTGGCAAGAATAATGGACAAATCTACAGCAGTGATGGTCCCAATGGAGGATGGTGTGTTTGACAATGACCACAATACATTCATAAACAGTAACAACATCATCCAATTTTGTTTGATGCAGCCAATATCCACTATTTGCATTTCTATCTACATGAGGTTAGAAATTTTTACATGTTTAATGAATAATTCGCATGTGCCCTTTTGATTTGAGAAAACTATACtggtctttttttattttatgtagacacCTATGGTTGTTGTTGAAACTAAAGGATGAAGATCACTTGTATGCATTTAAGGATCCTGGATGCATCTCTAATGAAGCTGGAAAGATTGAGGCTAGATCATGTGCACTATCACTTAGATTAGAGTCTGCCCAAGTAGATCAGTTAATTCTTGTTCCTTATAATACAGGGTATGTTTATTGTTGTATGACATTTCATGGTTATTTTTCTTTGGAGATGCATGCACCATAAAGTAGagatttactttattttttaatGCAGGAATCATTGGTTATTGGCTGCCATTAACCCTTTTACTGCGTTGGTGTATTACTTCGACCCATTGAGTAACATTAGCATCAATACAGGGATGAAGAAAATCGTAGAGCTGTAATGATTATATCCTCTAATTTTCATTTCGAACATTGAATAAAATGACATGTAGTGTTTTCTAATTTATAGTTTGCTAAGCTATTTATGGTCTGAAATTGGATTGATGTTGTTTCTTTAATGATCAGATCATTAGCTTACTGAGCTCTTCATGATGCAGTGCTATTAAGATGTTTATGctcaaaaggaaagaaagaatcgtAAAACAGTTCATTGGGAGGTGATGAAGGTACATTTCTACTTTTTAGTTTTTCATTGATCCGATGGGATTCTTCATTTCTTATTTGTGTTCTTTTGATGTTTTTGAAACTGAAACAGAGCATATGAGTTCTGAATTAGTATTTTATATTATAAATGTTAGTTCACTAAGCAagccttcatttttttttaatcaaacaatgGTTTATACAATTTTGAACAATGCATGCAGAGAAATTTTTGAGTGCTCCCATCACTCCACATGGCATATGTGACGGACCACTCTAATTGGTCCACGTTATTATtgattgtattttctttttctgttggaACTCGAAACCTAACGCCGTCAACCAAGAACTTTGGAATTATGAACAAGAGCTGAAAGTTCTTCCATTTTGACTATATGCAAAGCTGGAATTTTCAACTTTGCCAGAGAAATTGGGAGATTCAAAAAAGCTTGAGCAATTATACAAAGCTGGATTGTTCTTGAATTTCTCCTTCCCAAAATTAAGCTTCATCCATTGATCTGATCTCATATAATTCTTTTCGAAAAACATTTAATCTCATACAGTTCGAGCTTATTGCTTGGCTGTAGTTTGAATATTGGATGTATTCCACTGGGATTATTCAATGGGAATTTCATAACGCCCAAAAGCCCAGTTCTCTCCCACCTTTTGTTGGATGTTCCcaattcatttttgttttttcaattcGATTCCTCCTAACATAAGCCAGAGAAGCAAGTCTGCCATTCTCTTCACTCTCTCAATTGAAAGGACAAGGTTCTTGGTATTCATCCATTTTAAAAGGGCCAAATCCCAATTATCTTCCACCTAGCCTGCATGGATCATTCCCAATTGGATCTCAGTTCGAAACTTTATTCgttcttttcatttgttttgtttttttttttttttttgaagtaatctTTCCATTTGCTTTTTGAATAGAGATAACGTTGTAGTGAATGTTTTaacagagaaaaaataaaaaatgacgTGAACCAATCAGAGTGGTCCGTCACATATGCCACGTGGAGTGACAGGAGCACTAAAAAATTTCTCATGCAAGTGGAAGACCAATGAAGTCATGAAGGTACTTTTTATTCCCTACATGGCAATCCTTTGTGATGAAAtcgcataaaaaaaaatgtttgtatATATGCTGCATACACAATGCAGCTAGTTGTGTTGATATATGTTATTTTAAGTTTATAATTAATGCTCAATAATAAGAATACATTAGATGGattacttacttggaatagaTGATAGTGATGAATCCATTAGGCAAAAAACTTGTTAGAACTCGTAGCTTCTCCTCTGATCAATAGACTGAATGCAATCACTCTATGAGACAGTGAATCTGAATTGCTTGTTGTAATTGATAGAGCAGAGCTTAAGTCCCTAGCTTATATATATAGATTAGGAACCTCCCATAAAGTATTCCTAATCCTAATCCAACAATGTAAAGAGCTTCCTGACTCATGTCCTATAGGAAAAGTTTATTAATCCTTAATACAATAGGTCTGCAATCCTGAACATTTATGATTCCTATATGTTCTAGGCACTTAAACATAACTTACCATATTCTCTCGATTACTTGT is a genomic window containing:
- the LOC133737408 gene encoding uncharacterized protein LOC133737408; its protein translation is MLDGPIHGVPLGAENVRISVEVPIKEDAYLLIPNLLGDIFTVKQAIGTHAAWPRNLVLMSHEENSRSTLKSLSKKPITQATYKMPVSVHLLQHLARIMDKSTAVMVPMEDGVFDNDHNTFINSNNIIQFCLMQPISTICISIYMRHLWLLLKLKDEDHLYAFKDPGCISNEAGKIEARSCALSLRLESAQVDQLILVPYNTGNHWLLAAINPFTALVYYFDPLSNISINTGMKKIVEL